A genomic segment from Pseudosulfitobacter sp. DSM 107133 encodes:
- a CDS encoding Hint domain-containing protein, with protein sequence MKPKTVGRVDSGQAPQLRAEIIHVGLAAGTILLTSDGEIPVEYLSPGDRIITRNAGLVTLKAVASTRAQAAAVAIAAGSLGQMRPQSNVILPAAQQVLIRDWRAKALAGAAQAVLPAGCLIDGEFITDLGLRNMLLVQLGFDAPHVVYADGLELSVPAMVPVREMAA encoded by the coding sequence ATGAAACCGAAAACGGTCGGGCGCGTCGATAGCGGACAAGCTCCGCAACTGCGCGCAGAAATCATTCACGTCGGCCTGGCGGCCGGTACAATCCTTCTGACATCAGACGGCGAAATTCCGGTGGAATATCTGTCGCCGGGTGACCGGATCATCACCCGCAACGCGGGTCTGGTGACGCTGAAAGCGGTTGCCAGCACGCGGGCGCAAGCGGCCGCTGTCGCCATTGCCGCCGGATCGCTTGGGCAGATGCGCCCCCAAAGCAACGTGATCCTGCCCGCCGCCCAACAGGTGCTGATCCGCGACTGGCGCGCCAAGGCGCTGGCGGGGGCTGCGCAGGCGGTGTTGCCCGCGGGATGCCTGATTGACGGCGAATTCATCACCGATCTGGGTCTGCGCAATATGTTGCTGGTCCAGTTGGGTTTTGATGCGCCGCATGTGGTATATGCCGACGGGTTGGAACTGTCGGTGCCGGCCATGGTTCCGGTACGGGAAATGGCCGCCTGA
- a CDS encoding NAD(P)H-hydrate dehydratase, translated as MSTQLITRDSLPDLGKAQGHKFDHGHALVLSGGAGRTGAARLAARAALRVGAGLVTLGVPPTAQMEVAVQVTAIMLRRLRDANALRTVLDDSRLNALCIGPGLGLNAHAADLVRVVLQSRRACLLDADALTLIARDATLMQLLHSGCVLTPHGGEFKRLFDTLADGPGPDASLDAKRDATRKAAVQSGAVVLFKGAETVIALPDGTCARHSATGPRAAPWLATAGAGDVLAGIITGLLARGYAPFEAAKAGTWLHVSCALQFGPGLIAEDLPECLPAVLRDLER; from the coding sequence ATGTCAACGCAATTGATCACCCGCGACAGCTTGCCCGACCTTGGCAAAGCTCAGGGTCACAAATTCGATCACGGGCACGCGCTGGTGCTGTCCGGCGGGGCGGGGCGCACCGGGGCGGCACGGTTGGCCGCGCGCGCGGCGTTGCGCGTGGGGGCTGGGTTGGTGACGCTGGGCGTGCCCCCCACGGCACAGATGGAGGTGGCGGTTCAGGTAACCGCGATCATGCTGCGCCGGCTGCGCGACGCGAATGCCCTGCGTACAGTGCTGGACGACTCTCGTCTGAACGCGCTTTGTATCGGGCCGGGGTTGGGCTTGAACGCCCATGCCGCTGATCTGGTGCGCGTGGTGCTGCAAAGCCGGCGCGCATGCCTGCTGGACGCCGACGCGCTGACCCTGATTGCGCGTGATGCCACGTTGATGCAACTCCTGCATTCGGGCTGTGTGCTGACCCCGCATGGTGGTGAATTCAAGCGTCTGTTTGACACTCTTGCCGATGGGCCGGGACCGGATGCATCCCTTGACGCGAAACGAGACGCCACCCGCAAAGCCGCCGTGCAGTCGGGGGCCGTGGTGCTGTTCAAGGGGGCCGAAACCGTGATCGCGCTTCCCGATGGCACCTGCGCGCGACACAGCGCAACAGGACCGCGCGCGGCCCCCTGGCTGGCCACGGCGGGGGCAGGGGACGTGCTGGCGGGGATCATCACAGGGCTGCTGGCGCGCGGCTACGCACCATTCGAGGCCGCTAAGGCCGGTACATGGCTGCATGTGTCTTGTGCACTTCAGTTCGGCCCCGGCTTAATTGCCGAAGATTTGCCGGAATGCCTTCCGGCAGTGTTGCGCGATCTGGAGCGGTAA